One genomic window of Ficedula albicollis isolate OC2 chromosome 18, FicAlb1.5, whole genome shotgun sequence includes the following:
- the CCDC40 gene encoding coiled-coil domain-containing protein 40 → MTRFQAALKNYLTKQIEQVNLDLHELGALHGSQQRSERAAVQRQRLQQELRDLRAAHGETRRRAERERQKVSAMQTQIENLALELFYVQNMDQEMYHRVLLMKQSAKRAEAERIQAEVEKKKQDLLLDQFTRRVYQLQEQIALFEAQLVAQAEDTKVTRQAVSEAGLEVQTINMEKKRLLEHWNSSLAGMKQRDEAYVVTQELLSNYRRDLKSLEGDIHGCGKSIRKEEEKNENLVSLLNRSQNDASVTRKLIAQCLLEQEALQAQTGTYTRVLQETEQALSRTRMDQAAHQNELLSIRKGIEKGTYAKEQLESEIMAKLQDQRISSKAAKHFSQLAEKLRNRRSDLELHFYKVENDVAQIILNATNTSCRVAVHQKTLSEVDKEIKNVNEMITCQENEIAKSRLLTDKKGGILCLYNKKLEMLLAQQGGQELGPLEIEINQLNKQIEDCNSEAMTLQKYWLNEQKELIKLTQEREEQKSSLDMFQKQIIIMQQRKLRVENEIQQEIKEQKDVERHMKNMSNDLIKLNMLINKNKSSAEELQNGRIVTENEFVQSLKAAEKEAVEMHERHSQLTEEKERLLNGLVEAEHQILLWEKKMQLAKEMREATDALLEEGAIHEMKTEIRRMQVRYGQLLKQQEMLMRAMEACVSHRETITNRAEAQSKMDKKHSTKIDFQSRKQELKKKIRETQENICECNQTIQELETAQESLSDTFSEKKQELCQLQAETDSLGLDMERLQNEKRWNLLELVAHQAHQKQLQALREGRYKALCHTEETCTDQQEKVQGRLQSINSIVQQIQEEQPQHQRALQWLSHCLGSKLRSQKA, encoded by the exons ATGACCAGATTCCAGGCTGCCCTGAAGAATTACCTCACCAAGCAGATAGAGCAAGTGAACCTAGACCTCCACGAGCTG ggggcgctgcaCGGCAGCCAGCAGCGCAGCGAGCGGGCGGCCGTGCAGCGCCAGcgcctgcagcaggagctgcgCGACCTGCGGGCTGCTCACGGCGAGACGCGCCGCCGCGCCGAGCGGGAGCGCCAGAAAG TTTCTGCAATGCAGACCCAGATTGAAAACCTGGCCTTGGAGCTCTTCTACGTGCAGAACATGGACCAGGAGATGTATCACAGGGTTTTACTGATGAAACAGTCAGCAAAGAGGGCTGAGGCAGAGAGGATCCAGGCCgaggtggaaaagaaaaaacag GATCTTCTCCTGGACCAGTTTACAAGGAGAGTCTACCAGCTCCAGGAACAAATTGCTCTGTTTGAAGCCCAGCTGGTGGCCCAGGCAGAGGACACAAAAGTGACCCGGCAGGCAGTCAGTGAG GCTGGTCTGGAGGTGCAGACTATTaacatggagaaaaagaggctgctggagcactggaacagcAGCTTGGCTGGGATGAAGCAGAGGGACGAGGCCTATGTTGTcactcaggagctgctgag CAACTACAGACGTGACCTCAAGTCCCTGGAAGGGGACATCCATGGCTGTGGGAAGTCCatcaggaaggaggaggagaagaatgAGAACCTTGTCAGCCTCCTGAACCGGTCCCAGAACGATGCCAGTGTGACAAGGAAACTGATTGCCCAGtgcctgctggagcaggaggccCTGCAGGCACAGACTGGCACCTACACTCGTGTCCTCCAAGAGACAGAGCAGGCCCTCAGCAGGACCAGGATG GACCAGGCTGCTCACCAGAATGAGTTGCTGTCCATCAGGAAGGGCATAGAGAAGGGAACTTATGCCAAAGAGCAGCTAGAGAGTGAAATCATGGCCAAGCTTCAGGACCAGAGGATATCCAGCAAAGCTGCAAAGCACTTCTCCCAGCTGGCTGAAAAACTTAGGAACAGAAGAAGCGACCTG gagctgcattttTACAAGGTTGAGAACGATGTGGCCCAGATTATTCTGAATGCAACTAATACCAGCTGCAGGGTGGCAGTTCACCAGAAAACACTCTCTGAGGtggacaaagaaataaaaaacgTGAACGAAATGATCACCTGCCAGGAAAATGAGATTGCAAAGTCCAGGCTCCTGACTGACAAGAAAGGAGGGATCCTCTGCCTGTACAACAAGAAGCTGGAGATGCTTCTTGCTCAGCAGGGG GGGCAAGAACTGGGACCACTGGAAATTGAGATCAACCAGCTGAACAAGCAGATAGAGGACTGCAACTCTGAGGCAATGACACTGCAGAAGTACTGGCTCAATGAGCAGAAGGAGCTGATCAAGCTGACCCAGGAGAGGGAGGAACAGAAGAGCTCCCTGGACATGTTCCAGAAGCAGATCATCATCATGCAGCAGAGGAAACTGCGCGTGGAAA ATGAAAttcagcaggaaataaaagaacagaagGACGTGGAACGGCACATGAAGAACATGTCAAATGACCTGATAAAGCTGAACATGTTGATCAACAAGAACAAGAGCAGCGCTGAGGAGCTGCAAAATGGCAGAATTGTCACAGAGAACGAGTTTGTGCAGTCTCTCAAG gcagcagaaaaagaagctgTGGAGATGCATGAGAGGCACAGTCAACTGACCGAGGAGAAGGAAAGGCTCCTGAATGGCCTGGTAGAAGCAGA GCATCAGATCCTGCTGTGGGAGAAAAAGATGCAGCTGGCAAAAGAGATGCGGGAAGCAACAGATGCTCTGCTAGAAGAAGGCGCAATCCACGAGATGAAAACTGAGATTCGGAGGATGCAA GTCCGCTATGggcagctgctgaagcagcaggagatgttGATGCGGGCGATGGAGGCGTGTGTTTCCCACAGAGAGACCATAACCAACCGGGCAGAGGCTCAGAGCAAAATGGATAAGAAACACAGCACCAAGATCGACTTCCAAAGCAGGAAACAGGAGCTGAAGAAGAAGATCAGGGAAACCCAGGAG AACATTTGTGAATGCAACCAAACCATCCAGGAGCTGGAGACAGCCCAAGAGTCCCTCAGTGACACcttttcagaaaagaagcaggaattgtgccagctccaggctgagaCCGACAGCCTCGGCTTGGACATGGAACGTCTTCAGAACGAGAAGCGATGG AACTTGCTGGAGCTCGTGGCCCACCAGGCGcaccagaagcagctgcaggcactgagggAAGGGAGGTACAAGGCCCTGTGCCACACTGAAGAGACCTGCACGGACCAGCAGGAGAAAGTGCAGGGTCGGCTGCAGAGCATTAACAGCATCGTGCAGCAgatccaggaggagcagccccagcaccaaaGGGCTCTGCAGTGGCTCAGTCACTGCTTGGGATCCAAGCTCAGGTCGCAGAAAGCCTGA